The following coding sequences lie in one Apium graveolens cultivar Ventura chromosome 3, ASM990537v1, whole genome shotgun sequence genomic window:
- the LOC141714514 gene encoding putative mitochondrial protein AtMg00860 produces the protein MRINSKKCTFGVSSGKFLGYMVSARGIEANPKKIEAVVNMEAPKCIRDIQKLIGRLAALRCFISRLAEKALPFFIVLKGSKNFEWGPECQRAFEEVKEYLTKAPLNEA, from the coding sequence ATGAGGATCAATTCGAAGAAATGCACCTTTGGAGTCTCCAGCGGCAAGTTCCTGGGCTACATGGTAAGTGCCCGGGGAATAGAGGCAAACCCCAAAAAAATCGAAGCAGTCGTTAATATGGAAGCCCCTAAATGCATCAGAGACATCCAGAAGCTGATCGGTCGGCTTGCCGCCCTTCGGTGTTTCATCTCCCGATTAGCCGAAAAGGCACTCCCCTTCTTCATCGTGCTCAAAGGGTCAAAGAATTTTGAGTGGGGGCCCGAGTGCCAAAGGGCATTCGAAGAAGTGAAAGAATACCTTACTAAAGCACCTCTTAATGAGGCCTGA